In candidate division Zixibacteria bacterium HGW-Zixibacteria-1, the DNA window CACTTACCCAGAAACGGTGGATGAACCAACCCCCTGAAGCTTCCACGACCGGCCCGACATATTCGACATCGATCCAGGAGGCGCCGTTGTCGCTGGATATTTTGACTATAAAAATATCCGCATTGGGAGCCCCGCCTTCGTCATTGGAATACCAGCGGGCATATTCCACGACAGCATCGCCCGTGGACAAATCGAAAGTCGGTGAGGTCAGAATTGTGGTGCCATTGTCAACATCGGAATAAAGCGGATTATCGGTAACATAGCAGTAACCTGACTGATCATAATCTTTTGAAGGGCCGCCTTCCAGCGTAAAATAAGGCTGGCGGCGAATCCACCGCCCGACGGTCGCTTCGCCCGACACCGTCCACCCTTTAACAGTTTCGAAGTTATCTTCGAAGACAGTCGTCATTTCGGCGGCAAAAGCGGCCAGGTTCGGCCGGGATGGATCGGTATCATAAAAGATACCGCTGAGTTCCTCTTCGGCACTGGCATAATATGCTATGCGCGTATAACATGGTAAACCCGGTATTGACGCTTCGAAAATTCCCCCGCCCATATCTGTCATAGAAATCGTTTCATATGGCCCACCATCGGCAGAGTAATGCAGCACGACTGTTCCCGGAACAAGAACGCCTCCGCCATACCCTTCGACCTGCATTTGAATTGCGGCCTCATTATTAGGGAAAAATATTTCCGGGGCGCCCGCTGGAAAACTCAGGATTAATTGCGGTGGCGGAGCATTGGCCGCGGCGGCGGCCAGAACTGTTGCAAAAGTCGCTTTAACCATTCGGGTCATGTAATCGAAATTGCAATAGGTCGTACTGTCATGACTTGAATGATAAACCGTGGAAAAAATATATTCATGGGCATAGGCGATATTATATCCGTATTGCTGGAACGGATAATGATCCGAGCCGCCGCCCCCTCCGGCCAGGTGCCCGGTGATGTTGATTCCCTGCAGTGAATCGGCCAGATCAATCCACAACTGAGCGAAATATGTATCATTACCATAGGAGGAATAACCATCGGCATCGTTCTGGTAATGCGCGATCATATCCATATTCATCATAAAAAGAATATTGTCGCCATTGGCATATGCGGAACCGGCATAGTGGTAGGAACCGTACAATCCCCATTCCTCCGCATCGAAAAGTACAAAAACATAGGTCATCTCGGTCTCTATGTCCTTTATGGCACGAGCGATTTCCATCACCGCCGCCGTGCCGCTGCCGTTGTCGTCGGCCCCGGGTGAAACCGAGCCGGCATCATAATGCGCGCCGACAATGATCTGAACATCCGGGAAACTTGTGCCCGGTTTTACGGCGACGACATTATAGCAGTCAGCATAGGATCCACTGAGATTCTCGACAAAGTGATCGAGATAGACCGAGTCGTATCCAAACTCGGTAAATTTGCCCGCAATCCAGTCCCTGGCGGCATAAATAGAGTCGGTTCCGGCTACTCGCCTGTAAAAAGCCTGGAGTCGTTCCACATATGATTGCAATGAATCATACTCAATAAGATTTATCAGTGAATCAAGATTATAGTCTATTTTAGCGGAAAAGATGCTTTTGTCCACCGGGGTCTTATAAATAATCGGCAGGCTTTGCGGCGGAAGCGGCGCCAGCCCCGCGATTTCGCCTGACTCCGACAAATCTCCGGCATGAGCCTGGTACACCCTGAGATTGCCTTCGACATAAATAAGCGGATACCGTCCGACATTCGAACTGTCATGGCGGATATCGATGGCCAATTCGCTGCGACTGACATTGGCCGCAATTAACTCAAATCTCAGCGAGTTTTCCTCGAATATTCTTTCATACTCGCTCAAAGCGAGAACGAGATATCCGTCCTGTATTTTCAGAACGGCATCAACTCCCAATGCCGAAAGTGCCCGGGCGTCACCGGCATTTTGTACGATAATTTTATACAGGTTGCCGGTCTCATCCTGCGATGCCGGCGCTAAAGTCACGGCGCCCAACAGACTGCCGGCCAGCAGGATAAATGGCAGCGCATATAAAATTACCCGAATATGTTTTTTGCATGATTCCATTATAGCCACTCCTTAGACACGCCCTCGAGGAAGGTCGCGGTAAGAATTAATAACAAGTTTTATATACATAAATATAACAAGATCGGTTTTTTATGCAAGTATAAACGGCAGAAGCATGACGCCCCAAAGAAAATCTACCGGAACGAATTATATATTTTCTCGGCCAGATTTTGAGGGATTCCCTTGACCGAGGTCAGTTGTTCCAGCGAGGCCTCTTTGATCTTTTTGACCGAACCGAAATGTTTGAGAAGAATTTCGCGTCGCTTCGGTCCGACTCCCGCGAGTTTATCGAGAGAGGATTGTATCGTCCGCTTGGTGCGGACCTTGCGGTTGTATTCGATGGCAAAGCGGTGGGCCTCATCCCGGATTCTTTTCAGAAGCAGCAGACCGGGCGATGATTTGGGAATGGTCAGCGGTTCGGGATTGCCGGGGAGATATATCTCTTCGAATCGTTTGGCCAGCCCGATAATATTCTGGTTTTCAAAACCGAGTGAGGCTATTTCTTTTTGCACCGATGACAACTGCCCCTTGCCGCCGTCGACAACCAGCAGATCGGGCGGGGTTCTCTTTTCCTGCTGCAGCCGGTAAAAATACCGTCCGACGACCTCGCGCATCATGGCAAAATCATCCTGCCCGGTAACTTCCTTGATCCTGAAATGCCGGTAACCAGATTTCTGCGGTTTGCCGTTGGCAAAATAGACCAGTGCTCCGACAGCATCGGTTTCACCCGTATTGGAAATATCGACACAGGCAATAATTCTCGGTGAGCGGCTCAGGTGCAAGTTATCCTTGAGAGCCTGAACCGATTTGGAAACGCGCTCCTTGAAACCCTTTTTTTGTATAAGAATCTCATCCAGCAGCAAGCGGGCGTTGGTGGCGGCCAAATCAACCAGTTTCAGCTTTTCCCCTTTTTGCGGGGTGCGAATTCTGACCTTTTTGCCCAGCATCTTCGACAACCATTGTGAAATGACATCCTCATCATTCAGTCTCAGCGGCAGATAAATTTCTTCCGGCAGATTCGGCTGATTATTATAGTACTGCCCGAGAAATCCACTCATCAGGTCGGCATCTTCCTCTTCCGGCTCCGAGGTTAACTGGAAATCCTGACGGCCGATCAGTATCCCTTCCCTGATCTGCATGATAACAACGACGGTGTAGCGCCCGTCGCGGGCAAATGAGATAATATCACGATTGACAACCACCCCGGCATCGACTTTCTGCTTCTGCCGGACCGATTCGAGAGCCGTAATCTGGTCGCGAACCTCGGCCGCCTTTTCAAATTCCATTTCTTCGGACAATCGGCCCATCCTGTGCCGCAGCTTTTCGAGCAGCGTTTCCCCTTTGCCCGAAAGAAACAACAGCACCGAATCGACCTGCTCGGCATACTCTTCCCGGCTTTGTAGATTTTCGCAGGGACCGCCGCAGCGGCCGATATGATAATCGAGACACACCTTCTGCGGCTTGCCGGTCGGATGCGGGATGATAAGATTGCAGCTTCGGATTTTGAAAAGGCGGCTGAGGAACCGCAGCGTCCCGCGCATTCCCTTGGAATTGGTGTACGGGCCGAAATAACGATGGCTGTCTTTTTCCAGACGGCGAACAATCAGCATCCGGGGAAAAGGCTCGCCGGTCGTTACCTTGATATATGGAAAATGTTTATCATCCTTAAGATTTATATTATAGCGGGGCTTATGTTCCTTGACCAGATTGGCTTCCAGAATCAAAGCCTCGATTTCGGAATCGGTCACCATCAGTTCCAGATCAGCGATGGCTGAGACCATCCGGGCGGTCTTGGGCGTATGGTTCTGCGCCGATTGAAAATAAGTCCTGACCCGGTTGCGCAGATTTTTGGCTTTGCCGATGTAAATGATACTGCCGGTGCTGTTCCTGAAGATATAAACGCCGGGCGAGGCCGGGAGATTCTTTATCTTGATATCGAGTTTGTCGTCTTTCATCCCAAATCAATACGAATGATTTCGGACCGGGTTATGGTATTATCCTGCGGACCCCGATAAATCTTTTCTTCCAATAATCCTCATGCATGTTGGAAATAATTATTCCGGATGAATTTGAGGTATGGATAAATTCGTCGAAGCCGATATATATGCCGACGTGTGAAATGGAATTGCCCTCGGTTTTGAAGAAAACGAGGTCGCCGTACCGCATATCCCCCCGATTTATCTTTTGCCCGGTCTTGAATTGTTTCTCGGCGGTCCGTGGCAGTTTGGTGTGATTAAATTTGTCAAAGACCAGCATCGTAAAACGGCTGCAGTCGAGATTTTCTCCGTCACTGCCGGAACCATATGGTCTTCCCAGAAAACTCTGAATAATGCGCCCCAATTCGATAAGGTCATCGGTCGTGGCGCTCATATAGCGATCCTTATTCTTTTGATATACCTGTGTCGCCTTTTGCTTCTCACCCTTTCCCTCTGGCGGCCGGGATTCGCCGGTGCCATAGCGGGGATGGGGAGTACATCCGGTGAAAACAAGAATTGCCAGGGCCATTAGTATCAGAGATCGCATCAGTTAATCCTCGGATATATTATACCAAATCGTTTTTTATAATATAACCGCGTCATAACCAGCAGAACAAGCATAAAAACCAGATAGGCGGGGAAGTAGTACCCGGCCAGCAATGAAACCAGGAGTATCGGCAGTTTGCATGTAAACAGGATCGCCTTTTCGTCGGGGGTCAATAACGCGATGACAAACAGACAAATCGAAACAGTGCTGACTGCCACCAGAAAAGCGTTGAATATTAGAAACGCCATAAGAAGTGAGGTTATGACCAATGCCAATCCACTCATAATTATCTGCCTGTCGCTCAATCCTGCCGCCAGCGTCATTTTGCCGGTTTGTTGA includes these proteins:
- a CDS encoding excinuclease ABC subunit C — protein: MKDDKLDIKIKNLPASPGVYIFRNSTGSIIYIGKAKNLRNRVRTYFQSAQNHTPKTARMVSAIADLELMVTDSEIEALILEANLVKEHKPRYNINLKDDKHFPYIKVTTGEPFPRMLIVRRLEKDSHRYFGPYTNSKGMRGTLRFLSRLFKIRSCNLIIPHPTGKPQKVCLDYHIGRCGGPCENLQSREEYAEQVDSVLLFLSGKGETLLEKLRHRMGRLSEEMEFEKAAEVRDQITALESVRQKQKVDAGVVVNRDIISFARDGRYTVVVIMQIREGILIGRQDFQLTSEPEEEDADLMSGFLGQYYNNQPNLPEEIYLPLRLNDEDVISQWLSKMLGKKVRIRTPQKGEKLKLVDLAATNARLLLDEILIQKKGFKERVSKSVQALKDNLHLSRSPRIIACVDISNTGETDAVGALVYFANGKPQKSGYRHFRIKEVTGQDDFAMMREVVGRYFYRLQQEKRTPPDLLVVDGGKGQLSSVQKEIASLGFENQNIIGLAKRFEEIYLPGNPEPLTIPKSSPGLLLLKRIRDEAHRFAIEYNRKVRTKRTIQSSLDKLAGVGPKRREILLKHFGSVKKIKEASLEQLTSVKGIPQNLAEKIYNSFR